From a region of the Paenibacillus lutimineralis genome:
- a CDS encoding substrate-binding domain-containing protein — MKKLVILYFVLISLFLIYLYSAYTRGAADPMESAVGLRGESDEKYVMVNYLAGNEYWKNTLKGFEDAAEALGVTVEYRGATQYDEHEEVTVLEQVIAKKPAGIAVSAINSEALINVIDKAVSSGIPVVLFDSNVPNSKAYSFLSTDNYNAGVVAAHKMDELIGESGTVAILTQQNQLNQQQRVTGFTETLKDQHPHLKVVEIVEDKGDQVVSENRTEELLLRYPDLKGIFVTEAVGGIGVGNALINNNRSDIQVISFDTNKGTLDLIKKGVISATMAQGTWNMGYWALMQLFHLNNSLVEPVGDWQQAQVPPLPTYVDTGISVVTKSNVEHFYAK, encoded by the coding sequence GTGAAGAAACTAGTTATTCTATATTTTGTTCTGATCAGTCTTTTCTTGATCTATTTGTACTCGGCTTATACCCGCGGAGCAGCCGATCCGATGGAATCGGCCGTTGGACTTCGGGGAGAATCGGATGAGAAGTATGTGATGGTGAACTACCTCGCTGGCAACGAGTATTGGAAAAATACGCTGAAGGGCTTCGAGGATGCGGCAGAGGCGTTGGGCGTAACCGTGGAATACCGCGGAGCCACTCAATATGACGAGCATGAGGAAGTCACCGTGCTTGAACAGGTCATTGCCAAAAAACCTGCTGGAATTGCCGTCTCGGCCATTAACTCCGAGGCGCTGATTAACGTCATCGATAAAGCAGTTTCTTCAGGTATACCGGTTGTGCTGTTCGATTCCAATGTCCCTAATAGCAAGGCATACTCTTTTTTGAGTACGGATAACTATAATGCAGGGGTCGTGGCAGCCCATAAGATGGATGAGCTGATTGGAGAGTCGGGGACCGTAGCCATCCTTACTCAACAGAATCAATTGAATCAACAACAACGCGTCACCGGGTTCACCGAGACGCTCAAGGACCAGCATCCCCATCTTAAGGTCGTAGAGATCGTTGAGGACAAGGGGGATCAGGTCGTCTCCGAGAACAGGACAGAGGAACTGTTGCTGAGATATCCAGACCTGAAGGGAATCTTCGTCACGGAAGCCGTTGGAGGGATTGGCGTAGGCAATGCGCTGATAAATAACAATCGCAGCGATATCCAGGTTATTAGCTTTGATACCAATAAAGGGACGCTGGATTTGATCAAGAAAGGCGTTATATCTGCGACGATGGCTCAGGGCACCTGGAACATGGGTTACTGGGCATTAATGCAGCTGTTCCATCTGAATAATTCATTGGTCGAGCCGGTTGGAGATTGGCAGCAGGCTCAGGTTCCTCCACTCCCGACCTATGTGGATACCGGAATATCCGTTGTAACCAAATCCAATGTCGAACATTTCTATGCTAAATAA
- a CDS encoding UvrB/UvrC motif-containing protein: MQCQECGKRPATLHFTKIVNGEKTEFHICEACAREKGELIPGTAGGFSIHSLLSGLLDFSPATSSQASGVKPAENLHCEKCGLTYSQFSKLGRFGCSSCYKYFNDRLDPLLRRVHGNTTHVGKVPRRVGGHIHMKRKLDDLRRELQYRVLHEQFEEAAALRDQIRELEKNISAE, from the coding sequence ATGCAATGCCAAGAATGCGGTAAACGTCCTGCCACGCTCCATTTTACGAAAATCGTGAATGGGGAGAAGACAGAATTTCATATTTGTGAAGCATGCGCCCGCGAGAAGGGAGAATTAATTCCTGGAACGGCGGGAGGCTTCTCGATTCATAGCCTGTTATCCGGTCTGCTCGATTTTAGTCCTGCGACTTCTAGTCAGGCCTCGGGTGTGAAGCCTGCGGAGAACCTGCACTGTGAGAAATGCGGGTTGACCTATTCTCAATTCAGCAAGCTGGGTCGGTTCGGATGCAGCTCCTGTTATAAATATTTCAATGATCGTCTGGACCCTCTATTAAGAAGAGTTCATGGCAATACGACACATGTCGGTAAGGTGCCAAGACGGGTTGGAGGGCATATCCATATGAAGCGTAAGCTGGATGATCTCCGCCGGGAGCTACAATACCGGGTTCTTCATGAACAGTTCGAAGAAGCAGCGGCACTGCGCGATCAGATCCGTGAACTCGAGAAGAACATTTCCGCAGAGTAA
- a CDS encoding response regulator transcription factor, with protein sequence MNQKWKVIIADDEFIIREGIRGSIDWDRLNLQVVGEAEDGEEALELALKEQVNILIVDLSMPIMDGLTLISELRDQLPGCKVIIITGHDEFVYAKRAIKLSVDDYILKPVNPGQLMEVLAGVSRKLEIESTNEKILDIASKQLDKNVSLLRERFCLEWIEGDVSEDEIAGQLAFLQMPERLPDMVGIVRWPEQSKGKAFMSEKDRQLLLFAIENVIEELIGETRDAEDYVHFRDQTGMIVVLVWGSRDTTIGTRITEACEKYLDLAVLVSFQLNEGNVNLPELYTAAKTMVNREARMSDFVRKAREIIEQRYSDPELNLEFVADELGVSSVYLSRIFKQESGQSFIGMLTHVRTTMAIRLLVGTKLTMHEIAEKTGYDSQHYFSTSFKKVVGIPPNLYRKSFLEG encoded by the coding sequence ATGAATCAGAAGTGGAAGGTCATTATAGCGGATGATGAGTTTATTATCCGCGAGGGAATTAGGGGTTCAATAGATTGGGATAGACTGAATCTGCAGGTCGTCGGGGAAGCGGAGGATGGAGAAGAAGCATTAGAACTGGCACTGAAGGAGCAGGTTAATATCCTTATCGTGGACCTCAGTATGCCGATTATGGACGGCTTGACATTGATCAGCGAGCTTCGCGATCAGCTTCCTGGTTGTAAAGTAATCATTATTACCGGGCATGATGAATTTGTTTACGCCAAGAGAGCGATCAAGCTCAGCGTCGACGACTATATCTTGAAGCCCGTTAATCCGGGACAATTAATGGAGGTGCTAGCGGGCGTTTCTAGGAAGCTGGAGATAGAGTCTACCAATGAGAAAATACTCGATATTGCCTCGAAGCAGCTTGACAAGAATGTGTCGCTGTTGCGGGAACGCTTTTGCCTGGAATGGATCGAAGGTGATGTAAGCGAGGATGAGATTGCAGGACAACTGGCCTTCCTGCAAATGCCGGAGAGGCTGCCCGATATGGTTGGGATCGTCCGCTGGCCGGAACAGTCCAAGGGGAAGGCGTTCATGTCCGAGAAGGATCGGCAGCTCTTGCTGTTCGCAATCGAGAACGTGATTGAAGAATTGATTGGGGAGACGAGAGATGCCGAGGATTACGTCCATTTCCGTGATCAGACCGGGATGATCGTCGTATTGGTCTGGGGAAGCCGAGACACCACGATTGGCACTCGAATTACTGAAGCCTGTGAGAAGTATCTGGATCTGGCCGTGCTTGTCAGTTTTCAATTGAACGAAGGAAATGTAAATTTACCGGAGCTGTATACAGCAGCCAAGACGATGGTCAACCGGGAAGCGCGCATGTCCGATTTCGTCAGAAAAGCGCGGGAAATAATCGAGCAGCGATACAGCGATCCCGAGCTGAATTTAGAGTTCGTGGCGGATGAGCTTGGCGTGTCGTCCGTGTATTTGAGCCGTATTTTTAAGCAGGAGTCAGGTCAGTCCTTCATTGGAATGTTAACCCATGTTCGAACGACGATGGCAATCCGCCTGCTGGTGGGGACGAAGCTGACAATGCATGAGATCGCTGAGAAGACAGGCTACGATTCACAGCATTATTTCAGCACCTCCTTTAAGAAGGTCGTCGGTATACCACCGAATCTTTACCGCAAGAGCTTTCTCGAGGGATAA
- a CDS encoding protein arginine kinase — translation MGNLQFTEQPLSEWMNRDGNESNIVISTRVRIARNLVECPFPILATNQQSEEVLNQFEQVLSDERMQPFGQLHPIELDDLDDLDKQVLVEKHLISPSLVTESRNGAAFISDDESLSIMVNEEDHLRIQCLYPGLQVKEAWEKASAVDDIFEDHVDYAFDDKRGYLTSCPTNVGTGLRASVMIHLPALALTSQIGRILSAVTQVGLAVRGIYGEGSETVGNLFQISNQITLGQNESEIIDNLYGVVVQIIEHEKAAREKLLSDSRIRIMDRIMRSYGILSYSEIIDSKEAAQRLSDVRLGVDLGFVNVPFHALNELNVMTQPGFLQKRQGGNMSPGERDIYRAKVIREHLKDNLQ, via the coding sequence ATGGGAAATCTTCAATTTACAGAGCAGCCGCTTAGCGAGTGGATGAATCGTGACGGAAATGAATCGAATATTGTAATTAGCACCCGGGTGCGGATCGCTCGCAACCTGGTTGAATGTCCTTTTCCTATATTGGCTACGAATCAGCAATCGGAGGAGGTGTTGAACCAGTTCGAACAGGTGCTCAGCGATGAACGGATGCAGCCGTTCGGACAGCTCCATCCGATTGAGCTTGATGATCTGGACGATCTGGATAAGCAGGTTCTGGTGGAGAAGCATCTGATTAGTCCGAGCTTGGTTACTGAATCAAGAAATGGCGCGGCATTCATAAGCGATGATGAGAGCTTGAGCATCATGGTGAATGAAGAGGACCACTTGAGGATTCAATGTCTGTATCCGGGACTTCAGGTCAAAGAGGCCTGGGAAAAGGCGTCGGCTGTCGACGATATCTTCGAGGATCATGTCGATTATGCGTTTGACGACAAGCGTGGTTACTTGACTAGTTGTCCGACGAATGTCGGTACAGGGCTGAGAGCTTCCGTAATGATCCACCTGCCTGCGCTGGCTCTTACGAGTCAGATCGGGCGGATTTTGTCGGCTGTGACTCAGGTCGGTCTGGCTGTGCGCGGGATTTATGGCGAAGGCAGCGAGACCGTCGGCAACCTGTTCCAGATCTCCAATCAGATTACGCTGGGACAGAATGAATCTGAGATTATTGACAACCTGTATGGTGTCGTAGTACAAATTATTGAACATGAAAAAGCAGCCAGGGAAAAATTGCTTTCTGACTCGCGAATCCGTATTATGGATCGTATAATGCGTTCATATGGAATATTATCCTATTCCGAAATCATCGATTCGAAGGAAGCGGCGCAGCGTCTGTCAGACGTTCGGCTCGGTGTGGATCTTGGTTTCGTGAATGTACCCTTCCATGCTCTAAATGAATTGAACGTCATGACACAGCCAGGCTTCTTGCAGAAGAGGCAGGGGGGAAACATGTCGCCAGGAGAGCGGGATATATACCGCGCCAAGGTGATACGCGAGCATTTGAAGGATAATTTGCAATAA
- the mmsB gene encoding multiple monosaccharide ABC transporter permease: MSTITKLLRNNVRQYGMFLVLVLIMGLFQILSDGTLLKPLNITNLVLQNSYILILVIGMLLVIITGHIDLSVGSIAAFIGAMAAVMMVNYHMPFPLAMLLCLLMGALIGAWQGFWVAAVGIPSFIVTLAGMLLFRGLTMLVLGGQSIGPFPGGFRSISSGFIPDIPGNWNVHMLTLLLGAVLSLLYIFMEWRGRITQSRYQFEVLSLPLFIAKVAFIVIIINLFTFVLSAYNGIPNVLVILFALVVLYTFVMRKTVMGRHIYAVGGNEKAARLSGVKTKKMTFWVFVNMGVMAALAGLIFTARLNAATPKAGVNFELDAIAACFIGGASASGGVGTVIGAMIGGLVMGVMNNGMSLIGLGIDYQQGIKGLVLLLAVAFDIYNKNKTAA; this comes from the coding sequence ATGAGCACCATAACTAAACTGCTGCGCAACAATGTACGACAATATGGAATGTTCCTGGTCCTTGTACTAATTATGGGACTATTTCAAATTTTGTCGGACGGTACTTTGCTTAAGCCTCTGAATATTACGAACCTGGTACTGCAGAACAGCTATATCCTGATTCTAGTTATCGGCATGCTGTTGGTGATTATCACGGGGCATATCGACCTGTCCGTTGGCTCGATCGCAGCGTTCATTGGGGCTATGGCGGCCGTCATGATGGTCAATTACCACATGCCCTTCCCGCTCGCCATGCTGTTATGCTTGTTGATGGGAGCACTGATCGGTGCATGGCAGGGCTTCTGGGTTGCCGCGGTCGGGATTCCGTCCTTTATTGTCACACTGGCAGGGATGTTGCTGTTCCGCGGTCTTACGATGCTAGTGCTTGGCGGTCAATCCATCGGTCCATTCCCGGGCGGGTTCCGCAGCATTAGCTCGGGCTTCATTCCGGATATTCCCGGCAATTGGAATGTTCATATGCTGACCCTGCTGCTAGGCGCCGTGCTGTCGCTATTGTATATTTTTATGGAGTGGAGAGGTCGGATTACTCAGTCACGCTACCAATTTGAAGTGCTGTCACTACCTTTATTTATTGCTAAAGTAGCTTTTATAGTTATCATTATAAATTTATTCACCTTCGTATTATCCGCGTATAACGGAATTCCGAATGTACTTGTTATCCTGTTCGCCTTGGTTGTGTTATACACCTTCGTTATGCGTAAGACGGTTATGGGACGCCATATTTATGCCGTTGGTGGCAATGAGAAGGCGGCTAGACTGTCAGGCGTAAAGACGAAGAAGATGACCTTCTGGGTATTCGTCAATATGGGCGTTATGGCAGCTCTTGCGGGGCTGATCTTTACCGCGCGCTTGAATGCGGCTACTCCTAAGGCGGGCGTCAATTTCGAGCTTGATGCGATTGCGGCCTGCTTTATCGGCGGGGCTTCGGCATCGGGCGGTGTCGGTACCGTGATTGGTGCGATGATCGGTGGCCTCGTCATGGGCGTGATGAACAACGGGATGTCTCTAATCGGGCTTGGTATCGATTATCAACAAGGAATTAAGGGGCTTGTTCTGCTGCTGGCCGTAGCCTTCGATATTTACAATAAAAATAAAACAGCGGCATAA
- the clpC gene encoding ATP-dependent protease ATP-binding subunit ClpC: MMFGRFTERAQKVLALAQDEAVRLGHNNIGTEHILLGLIREGEGIAAKALIGLGLGLEKIQDEVETLIGRGQEQPINIAYTPRAKKVIELSMDEARKLGHTYVGTEHILLGLIREGEGVAARVLNNLGISLNKARQQVLQLLGSSEAVSSHHGAPVNVNTPTLDSLARDLTATAKEGNLDPVIGRSKEIERVIQVLSRRTKNNPVLIGEPGVGKTAVAEGLAQKIVNNEIPETLRDKRVMTLDMGSVVAGTKYRGEFEDRLKKIMDEIRQAGNIILFIDELHTLIGAGGAEGAIDASNILKPALARGELQCIGATTLDEYRKYIEKDAALERRFQPITVDEPSADETIQILHGLRDRYEAHHRVKITDEAIEQAVKLSDRYIQDRFLPDKAIDLIDEAGSKVRLSTYTVPPNLKQLESRLEDIRKEKDAAVQSQEFEKAAALRDTEQKIREELDVTKNQWKEKQGRMDSEVTPEDIAEVVASWTGIPVNKLKEEETERLMNMESILHERVIGQDEAVKAVSRAIRRARAGLKDPKRPMGSFIFLGPTGVGKTELARALAEAMFGDENAVIRIDMSEYMEKHSTARLVGAPPGYVGYEEGGQLTEKVRRKPYSVVLLDEIEKAHPEVFNILLQVLEDGRLTDSKGRVVDFRNTLIILTSNVGAEAIRRNTKMGFTAVTDAGADYDNMKSKVMEELKKGFRPEFLNRIDEIIVFHSLEEKHIGEIVTLMSEELRKRLNDFDVDFVLTDKAKAFLAKEGYDPTYGARPLRRAIQKHIEDRLSEELLTGKVKKGDSLTIDEENGELTVKKTGDFVKMV; this comes from the coding sequence ATGATGTTTGGTAGATTTACAGAACGCGCCCAGAAGGTACTGGCACTCGCTCAGGATGAGGCGGTCAGACTCGGGCATAACAATATCGGAACGGAGCATATTCTACTGGGATTAATCCGTGAAGGCGAAGGCATTGCAGCCAAAGCTCTTATCGGTCTTGGTCTTGGTTTGGAGAAAATACAAGATGAGGTTGAGACTTTAATTGGACGCGGTCAGGAACAGCCGATTAATATTGCCTATACGCCGCGTGCAAAGAAAGTTATCGAGCTGTCGATGGATGAAGCACGTAAGTTAGGCCACACCTATGTGGGTACCGAGCATATCCTGCTGGGATTGATCCGTGAAGGTGAAGGCGTAGCTGCACGCGTACTTAACAATCTGGGCATCAGCTTGAACAAAGCACGTCAGCAAGTGTTGCAACTGCTGGGCAGCAGCGAAGCCGTATCCAGCCATCATGGCGCACCCGTTAATGTGAATACGCCAACGCTGGATAGCCTTGCTCGTGATTTGACCGCTACCGCCAAAGAGGGTAACCTCGACCCGGTAATCGGACGTAGCAAGGAGATCGAACGCGTTATCCAAGTGTTGAGCCGGCGGACGAAGAACAATCCGGTACTTATCGGTGAGCCTGGTGTTGGTAAGACCGCGGTTGCCGAAGGGTTGGCTCAGAAGATTGTAAATAATGAAATCCCTGAGACATTGCGCGACAAGCGCGTCATGACTCTTGATATGGGTTCTGTCGTAGCAGGTACGAAATATCGCGGCGAATTCGAGGACCGCTTGAAGAAGATTATGGATGAGATTCGCCAAGCTGGTAATATCATCTTGTTCATCGACGAATTACACACTCTGATTGGTGCTGGTGGAGCCGAAGGAGCCATCGATGCTTCCAACATTCTGAAGCCAGCCCTGGCCCGTGGTGAGCTGCAATGCATCGGGGCAACTACGCTGGACGAATACCGCAAGTATATCGAGAAGGATGCGGCTCTGGAACGCCGTTTCCAACCGATTACAGTCGACGAGCCATCTGCGGATGAGACGATTCAGATTTTGCATGGCCTTCGCGATCGCTACGAAGCGCATCACCGTGTAAAAATCACGGATGAAGCGATTGAGCAAGCAGTTAAATTGTCCGACCGTTACATTCAGGACCGCTTCTTACCGGACAAGGCGATCGACTTGATTGATGAGGCGGGCTCCAAAGTAAGACTGAGCACATATACGGTACCGCCTAATTTGAAGCAACTGGAGAGCCGTCTGGAGGATATTCGCAAGGAGAAGGACGCGGCTGTACAAAGTCAGGAATTTGAGAAAGCGGCTGCCCTGCGCGATACCGAACAGAAGATTCGCGAAGAGCTTGATGTGACGAAGAACCAATGGAAAGAAAAGCAAGGGCGCATGGATTCTGAAGTGACTCCGGAGGATATCGCCGAGGTTGTGGCTAGCTGGACAGGGATCCCTGTCAACAAGCTGAAAGAAGAAGAGACCGAGCGTCTCATGAATATGGAGTCCATCCTGCATGAGCGTGTTATCGGCCAGGATGAAGCCGTTAAGGCGGTCAGCCGGGCTATCCGCCGGGCACGTGCCGGACTCAAAGATCCGAAGCGCCCTATGGGCTCCTTCATCTTCCTTGGACCAACAGGTGTAGGTAAGACCGAATTGGCCCGTGCTTTGGCTGAAGCAATGTTTGGCGATGAGAATGCGGTCATCCGTATCGATATGTCAGAGTACATGGAGAAGCATTCCACCGCTCGTCTGGTTGGCGCGCCTCCAGGATATGTCGGTTATGAAGAAGGCGGTCAATTGACCGAGAAAGTACGTCGCAAGCCATATTCGGTAGTGCTGCTTGACGAGATCGAGAAGGCGCATCCGGAAGTATTCAACATCCTGCTGCAAGTGCTTGAGGATGGACGACTGACCGATTCCAAGGGCCGTGTTGTCGACTTCCGTAACACGCTGATCATTCTGACCTCTAACGTCGGAGCAGAAGCGATCCGCCGCAATACCAAAATGGGCTTTACTGCCGTGACGGATGCAGGTGCGGATTACGATAATATGAAGTCCAAGGTAATGGAAGAACTGAAGAAGGGCTTCCGTCCCGAGTTCCTGAACCGGATCGATGAGATTATCGTGTTCCATTCACTCGAAGAAAAGCATATTGGAGAAATCGTAACGCTGATGTCCGAAGAATTACGGAAACGGCTGAACGACTTCGATGTGGACTTCGTGCTGACAGACAAAGCGAAGGCGTTTCTGGCTAAGGAAGGCTATGATCCGACTTATGGTGCTCGTCCATTGCGCCGGGCGATTCAGAAGCATATCGAAGACCGTCTGTCTGAGGAATTGCTGACCGGTAAGGTGAAAAAGGGCGATTCCCTCACGATTGATGAAGAAAATGGTGAATTAACCGTGAAGAAGACCGGGGATTTTGTGAAAATGGTATAA
- a CDS encoding cache domain-containing sensor histidine kinase — MRTKWLQFDNWSIRDKLILHILLISIFPALCLGLLISWATSYTIEEQVNGQTSQLIGNVNKSLDYHASNMQNVSYLISFNPEIGKFFAEGASAFPGEQERYKTLKFLQGFTTLHSEIAGIMVVNHKGEYLSNEMYARTSRNLTEENWYQDAVKAKGIFKLVGHPVKRNVTSHANYKDEEVVSFVRAVLDPETQAVQGVVLIDFKSRLIAEVVRDVRLGKSGYLIVMDDKGDALYAPKNSIVDQLDRERILTDNAGDFAEKVDGKPIQYIYQKSSFTGWTTVGVFPMQDRIQGINEINLYIVSFVFLVSLLGIAASYYLSYSISRPIIQLSSFMHKVENGNMSIRYNGKRRDEIGMLGNSFNQMLAQIKRLLRQVNEEQRLKREAELRSLQAHIQPHFLYNTLDTIQWLARKDGAYEATEVVESLSRLFRIGLSRGKEIIPLADEFEHIRSYLMIQKTRYKDKLNYSIDIEPELMNLFVIKLILQPVVENAIYHGIKERRGPGFISIRATAEEGMVVIRIEDDGNGMTEDKLSLLRTQLDQVGKTDYMQPTPQEKGEEEGGPLKSYGLRNVQERIRLSYGEPYGISIDSQWKSGTVVTIRHPIMHREE; from the coding sequence ATGCGAACCAAATGGCTGCAATTCGATAACTGGTCGATTCGCGACAAACTGATCCTGCATATTTTGCTAATTAGCATTTTTCCGGCTCTCTGCCTTGGACTGTTAATTTCATGGGCTACCAGCTACACCATCGAAGAGCAAGTCAACGGGCAGACATCCCAGTTGATTGGCAATGTGAATAAATCTCTCGATTATCATGCTAGCAATATGCAGAATGTATCATATCTGATTTCCTTTAATCCGGAGATAGGGAAGTTCTTTGCTGAAGGCGCCTCGGCTTTTCCAGGGGAACAGGAGCGCTATAAGACGCTGAAATTCCTCCAGGGCTTCACGACACTTCACTCCGAGATCGCTGGGATTATGGTCGTTAACCATAAGGGGGAGTATTTAAGCAACGAGATGTATGCACGCACCAGCCGGAACTTGACGGAAGAGAACTGGTATCAGGATGCCGTTAAGGCGAAGGGGATCTTCAAACTCGTCGGACATCCGGTCAAAAGAAATGTAACGAGCCACGCTAATTACAAGGATGAGGAGGTCGTCTCCTTCGTTCGTGCAGTGCTTGATCCGGAGACCCAGGCCGTGCAGGGCGTCGTGCTGATCGATTTCAAATCGCGGCTGATCGCCGAGGTGGTCCGCGATGTCAGACTCGGCAAGTCGGGGTATCTTATCGTGATGGATGACAAGGGAGACGCACTCTATGCCCCTAAAAACTCCATCGTTGACCAGCTTGATCGGGAACGAATCTTAACGGACAATGCGGGAGATTTTGCGGAAAAGGTAGATGGCAAGCCGATACAGTATATCTATCAAAAATCATCCTTTACGGGCTGGACGACAGTCGGTGTCTTTCCGATGCAGGATAGAATCCAGGGGATCAATGAGATTAATCTGTATATCGTCTCTTTTGTATTTCTCGTTAGCTTGCTGGGAATCGCAGCATCCTATTATTTGTCCTACTCGATCTCCCGTCCGATTATCCAACTGTCGTCGTTCATGCATAAAGTTGAGAACGGCAATATGAGCATTCGTTATAACGGCAAACGCCGTGATGAAATCGGCATGCTTGGCAATAGCTTCAACCAGATGCTTGCGCAGATCAAGCGCCTGTTAAGGCAGGTTAATGAGGAGCAGCGCTTGAAGCGGGAGGCGGAGCTGCGTAGTCTGCAGGCTCATATCCAACCTCATTTTCTCTATAATACGCTGGATACGATCCAGTGGCTGGCCAGAAAAGACGGGGCTTATGAGGCAACAGAAGTGGTTGAATCCTTATCGCGTCTATTTCGGATCGGACTCAGTCGGGGGAAAGAGATTATTCCGCTTGCCGATGAATTTGAACATATCCGTAGTTATCTGATGATTCAGAAGACTCGTTATAAAGACAAGCTGAACTACAGTATCGATATTGAGCCGGAATTAATGAATCTGTTCGTAATCAAGTTGATCCTGCAGCCCGTCGTGGAGAATGCCATCTATCACGGCATTAAGGAGCGGCGTGGGCCAGGCTTCATATCAATCCGTGCAACCGCTGAGGAAGGAATGGTTGTCATTAGGATTGAAGATGACGGTAACGGTATGACTGAGGATAAACTGAGCCTACTGCGCACACAGCTAGATCAGGTCGGCAAGACCGATTACATGCAGCCTACACCGCAAGAGAAAGGCGAGGAAGAGGGAGGGCCTCTTAAAAGCTATGGACTTAGGAATGTGCAAGAACGGATTCGCCTCAGCTACGGAGAGCCTTACGGAATATCAATTGATAGTCAATGGAAGAGCGGGACGGTAGTGACGATTCGTCATCCTATTATGCATCGGGAGGAGTAG
- a CDS encoding CtsR family transcriptional regulator, translating to MRNISDIIEKHLKSILQESPEGAVEIQRNDLADRFSCVPSQINYVISTRFTLEKGYLVESKRGGGGYIRIRRIELPGPISLHTHLQHTIGDEMGQTAAEGLIYQLEESRFLTRREAALMKAAISREVLMVKLPYRDQIRAQMMKAMLISLLG from the coding sequence ATGCGTAATATTTCCGATATTATCGAGAAGCACCTTAAGAGCATTTTGCAAGAGAGTCCGGAGGGCGCTGTAGAGATACAGCGTAATGATCTGGCAGACAGGTTCTCCTGTGTTCCATCTCAGATTAACTATGTCATCAGCACACGCTTTACGCTGGAGAAGGGTTATCTGGTGGAGAGCAAGAGGGGCGGAGGAGGTTATATTCGCATCCGTCGTATCGAGCTCCCCGGCCCGATTAGTTTGCATACTCATCTTCAGCATACGATCGGAGATGAGATGGGCCAGACGGCGGCAGAGGGATTGATCTATCAACTGGAGGAATCACGGTTCCTCACCCGAAGGGAAGCAGCGCTAATGAAGGCGGCTATATCTCGGGAAGTGCTGATGGTGAAGCTGCCGTACCGCGATCAGATCCGGGCGCAAATGATGAAGGCGATGTTGATTTCTTTGTTAGGTTAA